The nucleotide sequence CAGGGAATACACCGCAGGACGACCAGCAATGGTTTATTCGATTCTTTCGCCGTTATGAACCCCTGTTCCAGGTCGTTGTAGATCCAGTACCCGGTTGACTCCACATGGTCACGATCCTGCTTCACTTTTTCTTCGCGTGTCTGTGCCAGGGATACTGTTGTGACCTGAACCGTCAGCGCAGCTGTTACCAGAAAGAATTTCCACATCGCTCCATCTCCTGACACCGGCGGGTTAATAAAGAGAAGTCAATCACGCAGAAGCAGTTTACTGTATTAGATTATCGCCACCATTTTCTTTCTGGTGAATCGTTACGGGCCAGCCAGGAAACTGACTGGAGGCTTTTCCGTCCGTTGCATCCACCAGAAAACGATAGCTGTTCAGCGTATATGTTTTCTTTTCCGGATCGATCAGCACCAGGCCAAAGCCGCTCCCCTTCTGATGAGCCAGATCATAACGGTTCTTTTCAGAAGCAGGTTCGGGATTGCCGACAGCGTAAACATACACTTTATTGCCGAAGCCATCAATGAATTCACCAGTATCTGCCAGTCCATGCTGAGGACGGTTTTTGTGAGGCATCCCCAGCTCATCGGGTCGCCACCAGCGTGGGTAACCGGCGGAAATTGCGGGCGTGCAGAACGACCAGCAACTGTCGCGCTGCTCGTCGGCTCCGTATTGTGAAAGCGATGTCAAATGCTGATCGCCGTTGATATGCAGCGGCATTCCTTTGCGAATAATTTTGACCGTGCGGTTCCGCGCGGTCTGAGGCCAGCTGCCTGAGTCCAGGTCGGCTTTCAGATAACCATCATAGCTGCCATGATGTGTGGCAACGCCGGCAAATACAGTCTGACTGAACAGGACTTTGATGTTGTGTGCCCGCCAGTCTTCACACCAGCGTTCCAGAAACTTTTCCTGGCGCTCACCCAAGAGGACGAGGTCGGGTTTATCGAGGACTGACGTATCAAAGTTCGCATCCGTCACATGGTCTGCCCGGCCGCTTCCTGTTTCCACACGCTCGGGTCCACTTTTAAACTGTCGGTCAGCAATGATGGCAAATCCCACACCGCCATACACCATATCGCCATAGTACACGCTGATGTTCTGTTTGCAGGGAGTCGGGTCAGCATAATCAGGGTGGTGGGCGGTACACGTTTTATGAACCACATTCACCATCCGCGCCGGTTCCCGATAACCGCCATTGGAAGAAGTGGTCCCTTCCTTCATTTTCATCCCGCCTTCCCCCCAGATATTCCCCTGGAAGACGTCATGATCGTCGGGAAGACAGATCGTCGGGCGGTCCCGCATGGCTTCACCAAAGGCCCAGCCATGCATATAAAACTTGCGCAGGTAATTCAGAATCGCCGGCTCCGCAGGGTCACGAATCAGGCCAAAACCGCCATGATCCTCATAGAGCTGATCGCCTGAAAAGTAGAGCAGGTCCGGATCGACTTTCAACAGATTGTTTGCCACCGGCTCATACGGAAACCCGTAATCTTTCTGGCAGGTCAGCGCTCCCAGTTTCAGCGGACGCCCCTCCGGATTCGCCCGGATGATACCGGTTCGCTCGGCAGCCAGTTCAGTGCTATCCGTGAGCTTTTCCTGGTAAACCAGTTTGAACGGCGTTGCCTCTTTCTCGTTCCAGTGGGGCACACGGAAGGTCGCCGTCCACGCATCTGTATCCAGAGCAGCAGTCCCCAGAGACTTCCATTCCTTCTCCTGTTTGATGAAAAGTTCCACGTCTTTATTATCCTGCTCACCCAGCGGGCCCGTCAGAGCAGTGATCTTCATCACAAAACCCTCGTCGCCGCGTGAGTCGCTGAGCGAATACTGCGACCATAAGATCGGTCCAAATTTGTGTTCGGGTGAAACGGTAAAGGCATCGCCGCTGACCGACCAATCACTGAAGCGATAGCGGGCACCGATCATCCGTTTGAAGCGGGGATCGAAATTGCTGACGACCGCCACATTGCCCAGCAGCGCCTGTGTGGGAAACGTCTGGGTCAGAGTTCCCAGTGGTTTATCTGACTCGGGGTTGGAAACGATTAACGTCAGCGAATACTTTTCTCCGTCCGGTTTCCCGATCAGCGTCAGCACGCAGTCTTTCATGTCAGCCGGCCGAGATAACTTCTGCTGCTTGTTGCCCAGCACCATCGTGCCATCGATCACGCCTGCCTTGATGCCATTTTTGGCGAAGCAGTTGCTGCGGTATTCGTTAATATCGCTTTTCACACCCACCCGAAAACCAACGCCGCCATCCTGCTGCTTGACTTCCCGCTGACTTACATGGACGGACATCCTGAACGGCGCACCGGTATTGGTCAACTGGTGTGTGACCAACTGAATATTTCGGCTACCTCCGGTCGACAGACATTCTGCGGCCCCCTCTTTGATCCGCCAGTCTTCCATCGGATTGGCCCAGAATTCTTCTCCCAGCCAGACCCGATCGTGCGTTTTAGCCCAGCGACCTACGACAGAACCTCCCTCTGCTTTATCAGCCGCCTGCAGACCGCCCGGTCTGTTGAAGCCCAGAAATGTCGTTCCTGCTGCAAACAGTTTCAAAGCCATCCGTCGAGTCAGCGATTGCATCTAGTATTCTCCCATTGAGCGCAGGTTCTGTAGTAAATAATTAATAATACCGGAACAGCCATTATCAAGGGCGCAGCAGGCGTTGTCCAGCGAGTCTCCCGGCGGGAACCACTACTTAAGGTTGTTAAGACAGTGTTCCAATTTACTCCTGCGACGCCAGCCCGGCGGTCACACTTGCCGGCAGAGTGACCTGGACTTTTTCACGTCCCGCCAGTTGAATCAGGTTCGGCAGATCATATACCTTGAGTGCGCCGTGTACCGTATTGATCAACTGATTCTGCGTCTCAGGTGTTTTCACAACTTCACCCCAGGAAGTGATCATCTGGCTCAGATTTACTTTTGAAAACAGCCCCGGTTCCAGGGCTGCTGCATGTAGTGCAGGAATTGCAGTTTCGCCGATCGCGGTCACCACAACCGGGTTTGTTTTTTTCTTTGACTGAATTTCCGACAGGAACCGTGCCGCTACGAGGATATCTTCCGCCCGTAACTTGACCATTGACTCGCCCAGAAGATACGCGAGCGCACACTCATGATAGTTCGGCCCCAGCAGTCCATGCGACCAGCCAATTCGACGATTATTCTTTCGCGAAGTTTCACCAATACAACGCACATCCAACGCGAGGACGACGTCACCCTGTTTCACCAGTTGCTCGATCGCCGCACCTGTTTCTGCTTCCACCTGTTTGCCACCGCCATGCAGGTATAACACGAGATCTCCCTGACGCATGTTCGGCAAAAACAGCAGTGCTGGCAGAGGAGTTCCGTGATCGGGGGTGACAATCAGTTTCTGAATCTGATAACCGTCGCGTGAAATGCTGCCCACTTCTTTGAACTCAGGTCGCGGCAATGAACCGAGTGGCTGGATACCGGAAATCTCGCGCACTTTGTCTCTTGCGGCACTTACATCTGTTGAACTCCAAAACGCAGCCCGCTCTGCCGCCAGCTTCTGGTTCAAGTTATCATTGACAGCAAACAGCGATCGTTCGCCTGCATCAAGCAGAATCTGCCCCGACTGCGAACACTGCAGTTCTTCATCCGTAAAAACAGGCTGATCTTCGACTTCAAAGATCGGGTTTTCTTTGTTTAACAGCCAGCGGTTCATCCAGCGGGCCGCTCCTTCTCTCAGCTGAATCGTAAATCCGTGCGGGGCGTCTGCTTCAATAATCCCGACCCGCTCCGCGTAGCCCAGTCGTGTATAAAAGCGTTTGGCTTCGCGGAACAGTTCCCATGTCCCGTCAATTTTGAATGTACTATCGAGTGTGCCGGCACAGATCAGCGTCGGTTTGGGAGCCCGCATCAGCGTATAGTCGGCGATGTCCATTCCATAGGCGAGCTGACCGAAGATATTCTGCTCGCCATCTTGCGGACCATTAAAATCGATGAGATAACGATACATGGTCGAATAACAGACCGGCGCTGCAGCCTGCACGCGATCATCCAGCGCCATGATATAACTCGCCAGTGTTCCACCCCCGGAATTTCCGGTACAGCCAATTCGTTTCGCATCAATTTCCGGACGGCTCACCAGGTAGTCAATACTCCGCATCCCATCCCAGATCCGATACCGGGCCGCGTTGCTGCCTAATGGAATCGAGCTGACCGAAAACAGCGTATGCTCGGCAGTGCAGTAGTACTGCACACGCGGATGAGGCGGTCGGTAGCGACTCCCGCCTTTAAAATATTCGTTCGGCTGTTCGGACAGCACCTGATACCGTTCCCCCTGCCCGATCGGATCGTAACACAGCGCCGCCATTCCGTTTTTTGCCAGCAGAATGCAGGCCCGCTGATACGCGGCGGAGGCCTTGCCATTATGACTGTGTCCACAGGGAACCAGCACGCCCGGATAAGGGGGTTTACTGTCAGGCAGATAGAGGTTGGCCGTCACATGATGACCGGGCCAGCTTTCGTAAATCACATTCTCAACCCGAAATCCGTCCCCCTTCAGCTTTCCGATCACGCGGGGATTGAGGGGCGTCCGCTCCGGAAACCCGCCGATCTGCGTCCGGAAGAAATCTTTCATCCGCTTCTG is from Gimesia maris and encodes:
- a CDS encoding alpha/beta hydrolase family protein, with amino-acid sequence MNRLLLLSLFGFLSVVSPIANAAEDLTVLPALEGAAAESGLVYQALQKRAHEAFAKRKAVYENIKTPEDCEAYQKRMKDFFRTQIGGFPERTPLNPRVIGKLKGDGFRVENVIYESWPGHHVTANLYLPDSKPPYPGVLVPCGHSHNGKASAAYQRACILLAKNGMAALCYDPIGQGERYQVLSEQPNEYFKGGSRYRPPHPRVQYYCTAEHTLFSVSSIPLGSNAARYRIWDGMRSIDYLVSRPEIDAKRIGCTGNSGGGTLASYIMALDDRVQAAAPVCYSTMYRYLIDFNGPQDGEQNIFGQLAYGMDIADYTLMRAPKPTLICAGTLDSTFKIDGTWELFREAKRFYTRLGYAERVGIIEADAPHGFTIQLREGAARWMNRWLLNKENPIFEVEDQPVFTDEELQCSQSGQILLDAGERSLFAVNDNLNQKLAAERAAFWSSTDVSAARDKVREISGIQPLGSLPRPEFKEVGSISRDGYQIQKLIVTPDHGTPLPALLFLPNMRQGDLVLYLHGGGKQVEAETGAAIEQLVKQGDVVLALDVRCIGETSRKNNRRIGWSHGLLGPNYHECALAYLLGESMVKLRAEDILVAARFLSEIQSKKKTNPVVVTAIGETAIPALHAAALEPGLFSKVNLSQMITSWGEVVKTPETQNQLINTVHGALKVYDLPNLIQLAGREKVQVTLPASVTAGLASQE
- a CDS encoding alkaline phosphatase D family protein, encoding MQSLTRRMALKLFAAGTTFLGFNRPGGLQAADKAEGGSVVGRWAKTHDRVWLGEEFWANPMEDWRIKEGAAECLSTGGSRNIQLVTHQLTNTGAPFRMSVHVSQREVKQQDGGVGFRVGVKSDINEYRSNCFAKNGIKAGVIDGTMVLGNKQQKLSRPADMKDCVLTLIGKPDGEKYSLTLIVSNPESDKPLGTLTQTFPTQALLGNVAVVSNFDPRFKRMIGARYRFSDWSVSGDAFTVSPEHKFGPILWSQYSLSDSRGDEGFVMKITALTGPLGEQDNKDVELFIKQEKEWKSLGTAALDTDAWTATFRVPHWNEKEATPFKLVYQEKLTDSTELAAERTGIIRANPEGRPLKLGALTCQKDYGFPYEPVANNLLKVDPDLLYFSGDQLYEDHGGFGLIRDPAEPAILNYLRKFYMHGWAFGEAMRDRPTICLPDDHDVFQGNIWGEGGMKMKEGTTSSNGGYREPARMVNVVHKTCTAHHPDYADPTPCKQNISVYYGDMVYGGVGFAIIADRQFKSGPERVETGSGRADHVTDANFDTSVLDKPDLVLLGERQEKFLERWCEDWRAHNIKVLFSQTVFAGVATHHGSYDGYLKADLDSGSWPQTARNRTVKIIRKGMPLHINGDQHLTSLSQYGADEQRDSCWSFCTPAISAGYPRWWRPDELGMPHKNRPQHGLADTGEFIDGFGNKVYVYAVGNPEPASEKNRYDLAHQKGSGFGLVLIDPEKKTYTLNSYRFLVDATDGKASSQFPGWPVTIHQKENGGDNLIQ